aataataataataataataataaaagaacaattGAGATAATCTATTAACTTTTTAAATTCTATTACAGATCGTTAGTTCGCTTTAGCTTGCTTTGGCagcccgtgaaaaaaaaaaattattagaaaaaaaaagcaatgatgGACCCCAGCCAATATGAGAAACTTGAGCGTCATGTCCTCTCTGAGAACGTCATGAACCAGTTCAGCTATCCACGTCCCCATCCACATGTTAAAGGCCAAGCACTGATATCCAATGCAAGAGAGCACTACTTTCAGATACCAAGCAATGGAACCAGAGGATGCATTAGATGTGGAGCAGTTTATTCTGTATATGAAAGTGGTAAAGCTGTAAAGCCTGAAGTTTGTGTCTACCATTCTAAAAGGAAACCAAACCAGGGACAGCAATACAGATGTTGTGGGGGCAACTACAATGCCAAGCCATGCAGGACTGCCCCACAACATGTCTCCGAGGAGTTTGACCTTTCCAATATGACTGGGTTCCTACTAACTAAAGATAATACTTCTGTAACAGGACAGGAAGCTTATGCTCTTGATACTGAAATGATATACACCGAATGTGGTCGGGAAGTTGCGTGCTTGACGATTGTCAACACCAAATGTGAAGTCGTTTATGAGACTATGATTCTACCTGAGAATCCCATTGTGGATTACAATACAGAGTTTTCAAAACTCACCTCTTCAGATTTTGCTGGGGTAACAACCACTCTGAAAGATGTTCATAAAAAATTGCTAACACTTTGGGGTCCTAACACTATCCTCATAGGTCATGGACTAGAAAGTGACTTGATTAAACTGAAAGTGATTCATGATAAAGTTGTGGATACTCTGGTGTTATATCCACACAAGAGAGGGTTCCCATTCATGAACTCCTTGCAGTATTTGAAGGATACTTATTTACCACAATGCACTTATGAAGGGTCTTCTAAGAAATGCAGTGAAGATGCAATTGCAGCCATGAAGCTTGTTAAACGGAAAATTAATGGTCCATCGAGGAAAATCGTACAATACAACCTTATAGGTTAGGATTAAACATAATTCTGGATGTGTACCAATATCTTAGATTTCAAATACTTTTATGTACTATACATTTTTCAATTTtgtgagaaaatgtattgtgaTTGAATGTCCCTTTGTGTTTACTGAAATATTTAGTTGcagtgactatactcaatttttttttttttaatgagacgcatatgcacagactcgcagcggtgcctttttagcttggaaaagtttcctgatcgctgattggttagaactatcttgttcaaccaatcagcgatcaggaaacgtttccgagctaaaagtgcacccctgcgagtcggtgcaaatctgcctcactaaaaagaattgactatagtctatttttacattttcatgcAATAAAACCTTAGTGATTTTCAAGTTATTGCAGTAATGATTGTTTGGCGATTTTCAACTAATACCAAGCTATAAAAGGGATTTTAAACAGTATCTGTCTGCCCAATGTTATATCCTTCAGTATTTAATCAATCATTCGCTAGTTTTATCCCATGTCATAACATGAgaagagatgtacagtatattgggaggagagtgatggaaatggaggtacagggaacgagaaggagagggagaccaaagcgaaggtggatggactgtatcaaggatgaccttcgatcaaagggattaaccggtgatgaagtgtgggacagaggtagatggagaaagctggccagaaacatcgaccccacataaaagtgggaaaagatgcagacaaagaagaagaagaagaagaggattccctagTTTTATCCCATTCCCTCAGTATTTAATACTTCAGATTTATCAATTATGCTCACTGCTTCCTTCAGTGTTTCATGTTTCCGTTTTTGTAAAATTTGCTGTTTAGATTTCCAATGATTTTCAGATTAAGGAGATGCAGTTACTGATAGAACCTTGATATCGATTGTTACTCTTACCAATGcatttatttctgttttcaaatCGATTACTGTATATCGAAATATTAAAACTGTGTTAACAAGAAAAGTACCCCAATAATTCGGTTCACAACAAATACTGTTATcaaataataacatttattttgCAACAATGACACATTGCATATGAATAATTATAACCAGATTAATGAAACTAAATATAGTCAAGTAGTCACATTGATTTTACTGTGATTACAATGTGTTTAGCCACAATTATGGCTAAATTGTCAAATTGATTTCACAACAGAATTTGCCAATACAGTCACActggctatttattattattattattattattattattattattattattatcattattactagctaagctacaaccctagttggaaaagcaagatgctataagcccaagggctccaatagggaaaaatagcccagtgaggaaaggaaataaggaaattaataaatgatgagaacaaattaacaacaaatcattctaccaacgtcaaaacagaaatgtcatatataaactattaataacgtcaaaaacaacaattTGTCTCAAGCACAACAATTATAGAGTTTGATTCTTTAGTCAAAGTGTCGCAAGAAGTCACATGAGTGTAAAATAAATTCTTGCCAGTGATAAATCCTtcagtagtttattttttccttttatgtaaattttatattttgcatatttcaCCACTAGCCCAGTCGAACTGAATTCAGCCATTTTGATCAAGTTTCaaattcttccttttattattattattattattattatcattattattattattattattattattattattattattattagctaagctacaaccctagttggaaaagcctgatgctaataattcaggggctccaacacgaaaaaatagcgtagtgaggaaaggaaacaaggaagtaaataaactacatgagaagtaataaaaaacaaactaaaatatttaaaaatcaacaacgttaaattagatctgtcatatataaagtataaaaacttcataaaaacaacaggaagataaacaatataaaataaaaagcctgagtgtacccacaagaaagagaactctaacccaagacaatgaaaaaccctggtacagaggctatggcactacacaagactagagaataatggtttgattttgaagtgtccttttcccagaaaagctgcttagcacagctaaagagtctcttctaccattactaagaagaaagaagccactgaataattacattacagCACTTAACCCCTTGATcatagaagaattttttggtaatttgaaaatgtgaatgtgaaaagaatattattattattattattattattattattattattattattattattattattattattattattaattgctaagctacaacctcagttggaaaagcagaatgctataagcccaggggctccaacagggaaaatagcccagtgaggaaaggaaacaaggaaaaaataaatattttaagaatattaaaataaatatctcctatataaactataaaaattttaacaaaacatgaggaagagaaattagatagaatagtgtgcccgagtgtaccttcaagcaagagaactctaacccaagacagtgaaaaaccctggtacagaggctatggcactacccaagactagagaacaatggtttgattttggagtgtccttcgcctagaaaagctgcttacccaagctaaagagtctcttctaccctaccctaggccagactattcagtgtatgaataGGCAAAGAAATagagagccgtaaccagagagagagggattcaactctccagcggtagtatctcaatagcaTCACTCCTACTTATAATGGAGCAAGATGCCATTCGATATTGAAAGCATAATTATACCCCATTATAAAGGTTTCAAATGTTTGTGTTTTTCCATTTCCTTCATgaatcaccccctcccccccccacccccccacccccccaaaaaaaaaaaaaaaaaaaacgaaattttggTTAAGGGTGAACTGAGAGGCGGTTTGGTCAAAATCATAAAAATCTAGATATTCTATGTATACTTCTCATGGGCTTCGtacatccacctctctctctctctctctctctctctctctctctctcagtactgagTTTGGGTAAGGGAAGCTGGATTTCTAGGTTGCTGGTAATGTTCTATATAAGTGTTTGAATAGAACGGTAAacttgcgttctctctctctctctctctctctctctctctgtatgtatatatatatatatatatatatataatagccgtTAATCACTTCAGTATTTGCCGTTTCCTCCTCTCAATAAATACTATTTTAGATCACTTTTTTCTAATGATCACACTACCTATCGCATTCCAAATTCAAGCTCATtctagatgaaatatatatataaatatatatatatatatatatatatatatatatatatatttttttttttttttttcaaatctttgacCGCACTTTTCATCATCATAGTCAACATTATCAAAAAAGGATAGTGAATCCAAAAACGACGATTGCCTTGATTGCCCCTCAAGGCAGTTTCCCTTCCGGCCAGGCCCGATTCCAAGAGCTTTCATAGCCAGCAGTAAAAGCCAATGTGTCTCTCTCTTCGGGGAACCGAGAGAGAGTCCCACAAGTTGTAAGCGGAAATGGAAACCTACGCCTGTCGTAATATCAAATATACTTCGTGTATCTTTTAGCTCTTTTCTCCCCCGTGTCTGAGAAAAGAGAATCAATGGATTTTCCtggaaaaggaaagagagagagagagagagagagagagagagagagagagagatgaggacgACTGAAGCTATTGAGTCTAGGTTAACGTCGATGAATATCTTCGTTATCTTTGTCAATTTTGAATTTTATAACAGTGAcagtcgtttgagagagagagagagagagagagagagagagagagagagagatgaggacgACTGAAGCTGTTGAATAAGTCTAACTTTAACGACATGAATTTTTATCAATTTTGCTTTTTATAAGTGACagttgtttacgagagagagagagagagagagagagagagagagagagagatgaggacgACTGAAGCTATTGATAAAGTCTAACTTTAACGACATGATTATCTTTGTCAATTTTGATTTTTATAACAGTGAcagtcgtttgagagagagagagagagagagagagagagagagagagagatgaagacgaCTGAAACCACTGAGTCAAGTATAACGTCGATGAATATCTTCgttaattttattttacaatattgacagttgtttacgagagagagagagagagagagagagagagagagagagatgaggacgACTGAAGCTATTGATAAAGTCTAACTTTAACGACATGATTATCTTTGTCAATTTTGATTTTTATAACAGTGAcagtcgtttgagagagagagagagagagagagagagagagagagagatgaagacgaCTGAAACCACTGAGTCAAGTATAACGTCGATGAATATCTTCGTTAATTTTATTTTACAACATTGACagttgtttacgagagagagagagagagagagagagagagagagatgaggatgaCTGAAGCTATTGACTCAAGTCTAACGTCAATGAATATCTtcgttaattttatttttacagcaTTGACTGTTGATTACGGATCCTTTCAGACAATGATCATCAACCCATACATTAGAaggtttcctttctctctctctctctctctctctctctctctctctctcagtattgagaGAATTGAGTTTGGGTTAGGGTGTAAGAACTGAAAGGCGTTTTGGACAAAATCATAAGAATTTAGATACACTTTATGTACCTCTCATAGGtttcctacatctctctctctctctctctctctctctctcactattgagAGTATTGAGTTTGGGTAAGGGTGTAAGAACTGAGAGGCGGTTTGGACAAAATCATAAGAATTTAGATACACTTTATGTACCTCTCATAGGtttcctacatctctctctctctctctctctctctctctctctctcacactattgAGAGTATTGAGTTTGGGTAAGGGTGTAAGAACTGAGAGGCGGTTTGGACAAAATCATAAGAATTTAGATACACTTTATGTACCTCTCATAGGcttcctacatctctctctctctctctctctctctctctctctcatgggtttcctacattctctctctctctctttctccctctctctctctctctcatgagtttcctacattctctctctctctctctctctttctctctcatgagtttcttacatcccccccctctctctctctctctctctctctctcatgggtttcctacattgtctctctctctcaagggtttcCAATATCTCTCTTGAGtttcctacattctctctctctctctctctctctctctctctcatgagtttcctacacacacattctctctctctctctctctctctctctctcatcatgggtTTCctacattgtctctctctctcaagggtttcCAATATCTATCTTGAGtttcctacattctctctctctctctctctctctctctctctctctcatgagtttcctacacacacattctctctctctctctctctctctctctctcatgggtttcctacattgtctctctctctcaagggtttcCAATATCTCTCTTGAGtttcctacattctctctctctctctctctctctctctctctcatgggtttcctacacacacacattctctctctctctctctctctctctctctcatgggtttcctacattgtctctctctctctctcaagggtttcCAATATCTCTCATGAGTttgctacattctctctctctctctctctctctctctctctctcatgggtttcctacattgtctctctctctctcaagggtttcCAATATCTCTCATGAGtttcctacattctctctctctctcttctctctctctctctctcaagggtttcCAATATCTCTCATGAGtttcctacattctctctctctctctctctctctctcaagggttccCAATATCTCTCATGAGTTTCctacattgtctctctctctctctctctctctctctctctcaagggtttcCAATATCTCTCATGAGTTTCctacattctctctttctctctctctctctctctctcaagggttccCAATATCTCTCATGAGTTTCctacattgtctctctctctctctctctctctctctctctctcaagggtttcCAATAT
The sequence above is drawn from the Palaemon carinicauda isolate YSFRI2023 chromosome 40, ASM3689809v2, whole genome shotgun sequence genome and encodes:
- the LOC137631524 gene encoding RNA exonuclease 1 homolog: MMDPSQYEKLERHVLSENVMNQFSYPRPHPHVKGQALISNAREHYFQIPSNGTRGCIRCGAVYSVYESGKAVKPEVCVYHSKRKPNQGQQYRCCGGNYNAKPCRTAPQHVSEEFDLSNMTGFLLTKDNTSVTGQEAYALDTEMIYTECGREVACLTIVNTKCEVVYETMILPENPIVDYNTEFSKLTSSDFAGVTTTLKDVHKKLLTLWGPNTILIGHGLESDLIKLKVIHDKVVDTLVLYPHKRGFPFMNSLQYLKDTYLPQCTYEGSSKKCSEDAIAAMKLVKRKINGPSRKIVQYNLIG